From the Halalkalicoccus sp. CGA53 genome, one window contains:
- a CDS encoding UxaA family hydrolase: MTLETETRDAPSGEATDGTARFTGYGRADGRIGVRNRLLVLPSVICSHIVADRIAARVPTAVSAPHDHGCAQLGADNDQTARTFTGIGTNPNVAGVVVVGLGCEEIQSGDVATRLADLGVSVRELSIQSEGGSDRTIERGVEEATALLEERRRETTGSLADLTVGIVGSDVQDSTIETADPLVGSFARRVVDAGGRVVVAGTERLLPHAEEAVAAADDAVREEYRRLLETRRRTPARTAGLRRRAARRSFDELSRPWDGLPIRDVLAYGERATHDAGVGIVDAPSGFAEAATGLAAAGAQLVVHATAEGIPSGHPIVPVLKVTGDGTTYRVLSGDIDVDARSTTPEAFTERVLDVLDGAESCAERHGLTEFAITRVGPSM, encoded by the coding sequence CCGACGGCCGTATCGGCGTCCGGAACCGGCTGCTCGTGTTGCCGTCGGTGATCTGCTCGCACATCGTCGCCGACCGGATCGCCGCGCGGGTGCCCACGGCGGTGAGCGCGCCCCACGACCACGGCTGCGCCCAGCTCGGCGCGGACAACGACCAGACGGCACGGACGTTCACCGGTATCGGTACCAACCCGAACGTCGCCGGCGTCGTCGTCGTCGGGCTGGGCTGCGAGGAGATCCAGAGCGGCGACGTCGCGACGCGGCTCGCCGATCTCGGCGTTTCGGTGCGGGAGCTCTCGATCCAGTCCGAGGGCGGCTCCGACAGGACGATCGAACGCGGCGTCGAGGAGGCGACCGCCCTCCTCGAGGAACGACGCCGGGAGACGACGGGTTCGCTCGCGGACCTGACCGTCGGGATCGTCGGGAGCGACGTACAGGACTCGACGATCGAGACGGCCGACCCCCTCGTCGGCTCGTTCGCTCGTCGGGTCGTCGACGCCGGCGGTCGGGTCGTCGTCGCCGGGACCGAACGCCTGTTGCCCCACGCGGAGGAGGCGGTGGCAGCGGCGGACGATGCGGTCCGGGAGGAGTATCGAAGACTGCTCGAGACCCGACGACGGACGCCAGCGCGCACCGCTGGACTCCGACGACGGGCCGCCCGGCGCTCGTTCGACGAGCTCTCGCGCCCGTGGGACGGGCTCCCGATCCGGGACGTGCTCGCCTACGGCGAGCGGGCGACCCACGACGCCGGCGTCGGGATCGTCGACGCACCCTCGGGGTTCGCCGAGGCGGCGACCGGCCTCGCTGCGGCGGGGGCACAGCTCGTCGTCCACGCGACGGCGGAGGGGATCCCGTCGGGTCACCCGATCGTCCCCGTCCTCAAGGTGACGGGTGACGGGACGACCTACCGGGTGCTCTCCGGGGACATCGACGTCGACGCCCGCTCGACCACGCCGGAGGCGTTCACCGAGCGCGTCCTCGACGTACTCGACGGGGCCGAGAGCTGTGCGGAGCGACACGGCCTGACCGAGTTCGCGATCACCCGCGTCGGGCCGTCGATGTGA